In Rhodopirellula sp. P2, the DNA window TTCGTAGCCACCACCAACCGCGACCACGCGAGTTTCATTCAGAAAACGAACATCACACAGAGCCAAGTCGACTCCGGACGCCAAGTTCCGCCAGGTTCGGCCCGCGTCTTCACTGCGAACGATCACGCCCCAGTCACCCACGGCGACCAAAACATTGCCGTCGGGCGAGACAGAGACCGCGTGCAGCGAGGCATCCTCGGCGAATTGCGACGCCGAAACATACGTGGCAGGCAAATCAAAGGTTTCTGATGTCGAAGCCACGTGGCGACTGCGAGTCGTGCCGGTCTTGCCAAACGCGTTGTAAAAACCAGGCATGGTTTGGCCGCTGGCAGGAGCCGCCATCCAGCCGGCCAGCAGTGCCGCCAGCAGGGGCAGCAACCGCAGAACCCAATTGCCAATGGGAAGTGAAACAACCGAAGCGATCATGAGGTCCAGTTCCGAACGACCGACACCGCGGCCCAAAAAAGACACCAGCCAACGATGACATTGATCCCTAACAGCAGGGAACTGGCCAAAATTCGTCCCTGCGAGGCAAACACAGCGGTTTCGCCAATCAGGGTGCTGAAGGTCGTCAAACTCCCCAAAACACCGATCCGAATGGCCAACAGCGTGCGAGGTTGGGCCAGGGACGCCGCCCAGCCCGTCGCGACCCAATCCGAGGCCAGCCAAGCCTGAGAGAATTGATACAGCCCCCCCAAGGCGAAACACCCGAGCAAGTTTGCAAGCGTCGTGCCGACGCTGCCATGCATCGTCAACCATCCACCTAACGGGGCAGAAACCACCATCAATGCGATCAGGTAGCGAAGAACGGCCCCAATGGAGCCACCAAGGGCGATCGCGAACAGGTCTAAAACAAAGCTCATTGGGGTCAGTTCCTCGTTTTCACCATTGCCAGTCAGGGCTGAGGAATTTACGTTGGAGGGCCCTAGCTTCGGAAGTTTTTCACGATCGGAGCAAGGTCCATTTCGACTCTTTTCGAATCCCACTCTGTCCCCAGTAGTCAACCACCGATGAGTACCGCTTCGAGCTCTTCCGACGCCAGCGCCGCGAAAGGCGATCAGCAACCGATGAATGGAGCCGATGTACTCGTCAAATCATTGGTCGATCACGGTGTCGAAATCTTGTTCGCCTACCCAGGCGGCTGCAGCATGCCGATGCACCAGGCCCTGACACGTTACGGGGACTCGATTCGCACGATTCTGCCCCGCCACGAGCAAGGCGGTGCCTTCGCGGCCCAGGGTTACTCGCGCAGCACCGGCAAAATCGGCGTGGTGATGGCGACCAGCGGCCCTGGTGCCACCAACTTGGTGACCGCCATCGCGGACGCGAAACTGGACAGCATCCCGATGCTGTGCATCACCGGGCAAGTTCCCACGGGATCGATCGGAACCGACGCGTTCCAAGAAACCCCGATGGTCGAAATCTGCCGCGGAATCACCAAACACCACTACCTCGTGACTGACTTGGCTGATTTGCCTCGCATCATGAAGGAAGCCTTCCACATCGCCACCAGCGGTCGTCCCGGCCCCGTTTTGGTGGACATGCCCAAAGATGTTCAATTGGGAAGCTTCCCAATCGACATGGATCCGGAAATGGATCTGCCTGGCTACACCCCTGAACCACCCAAGGTTGCCAGCGAAACGATCAAACAAATGGCTGCGGCCATCAAATTGGCGCGTCGCCCCGTGATCTACGCCGGTGGCGGGATCGTTTCCGGCGAAGCCAGCGAAGAACTTCGCGAACTGATCAAGAAAACGGGCATTCCAACCGTCACCACGATCATGGGCCTGGGCGCCGTTTCGCCTGACGACCCACGCTCGCTGGATTGGTTGGGCATGCACGGTGCCGCCTACGCCAACTACGCCGTTCGCGATTGCGATCTGCTGATCGCACTGGGCGTGCGGTTCGACGACCGCGTGACCGGCAAAGTGGAAGCGTTCGCGAAAGACGCGAAGATCATCCACGTCGACATCGATTCGTCCGAACTGAACAAGAACAAACAAGCTCACATCCCTGTTCGCGGCGACGTGAAGGATGTGCTTCGGGAACTGAACCAAATCGTTCAGGCCCCCGAAATCGAAGCTTGGCAGAAAACCTGCACCGACCTGAAAGCCAAGTACCCGCTGAAGTACGACAATTCGTTCGACGGCATTTTGCAGCAGCACGCGATCGCGACGCTCAGCAAAATCACCGCCGATCGCGAAACGTACGTCAGCGTCGGCGTGGGCCAACACCAAATGTGGG includes these proteins:
- the ilvB gene encoding biosynthetic-type acetolactate synthase large subunit, which encodes MSTASSSSDASAAKGDQQPMNGADVLVKSLVDHGVEILFAYPGGCSMPMHQALTRYGDSIRTILPRHEQGGAFAAQGYSRSTGKIGVVMATSGPGATNLVTAIADAKLDSIPMLCITGQVPTGSIGTDAFQETPMVEICRGITKHHYLVTDLADLPRIMKEAFHIATSGRPGPVLVDMPKDVQLGSFPIDMDPEMDLPGYTPEPPKVASETIKQMAAAIKLARRPVIYAGGGIVSGEASEELRELIKKTGIPTVTTIMGLGAVSPDDPRSLDWLGMHGAAYANYAVRDCDLLIALGVRFDDRVTGKVEAFAKDAKIIHVDIDSSELNKNKQAHIPVRGDVKDVLRELNQIVQAPEIEAWQKTCTDLKAKYPLKYDNSFDGILQQHAIATLSKITADRETYVSVGVGQHQMWAAQFFKFRQPRTWMSSSGLGTMGFGLPAAMGVQAAHPDALVIDIDGDGSFQMNIQELATCFCEKLPVKVLLLNNQHLGMVVQWEDRFMDRNRAHTYLGPIDHEEAKGKSTADRFEYASDRYPNFVQIAKGYGCGAATVKKKADLEGALREMIDHKGPFLLDVEVPYQEHVLPMIPGGMTVDDMLLD
- a CDS encoding fluoride efflux transporter FluC — encoded protein: MSFVLDLFAIALGGSIGAVLRYLIALMVVSAPLGGWLTMHGSVGTTLANLLGCFALGGLYQFSQAWLASDWVATGWAASLAQPRTLLAIRIGVLGSLTTFSTLIGETAVFASQGRILASSLLLGINVIVGWCLFWAAVSVVRNWTS